A stretch of the Vigna radiata var. radiata cultivar VC1973A chromosome 9, Vradiata_ver6, whole genome shotgun sequence genome encodes the following:
- the LOC106773329 gene encoding uncharacterized protein LOC106773329 translates to MEPHLDANGVWEAVEQDYEVAPFPDNPTIAQMKNHKESKLRKSKTKSILFTTVSPVIFNRIMTLKTAHEIWKFLKEEYEGNKRVKGIQALNLVRELEMQWMKDLETIKDYVDKLLVIANKIRLLGIEIPDSRIVHKILVTIPERYEATLTSLENSKDLSTITLAELLAALQAPEQRRLMREEGHIEGALTAKLLKKRSGCFNHKNNNKSSHVFPSCPFCKKNNHPHTKCWWRPDVKCHKCGQLGMWRKYASHQNNKRMYKLWLKTVMKKNFLLFLALLLQDQQKVG, encoded by the coding sequence ATGGAACCACATCTAGATGCTAACGGTGTATGGGAAGCGGTAGAACAAGACTACGAAGTGGCTCCCTTCCCAGATAATCCTACGATTgctcaaatgaaaaatcacaaagaaaGCAAGCTTCGAAAGTCCAAaaccaaatcaattttgttcacAACTGTATCTCCAGTCATTTTCAACAGAATAATGACATTGAAAACGGCACATGAAATCTGGAAGTTTTTGAAGGAAGAGTATGAAGgcaataagagagtcaaaggaaTACAAGCTTTGAATCTAGTTCGAGAACTTGAGATGCAGTGGATGAAAGATTTAGAgacaataaaagattatgtagaCAAGCTTCTCGTCATTGCAAACAAAATACGACTTCTAGGCATTGAGATTCCCGATTCTCGAATTGTTCACAAAATACTTGTAACAATTCCAGAAAGATATGAAGCCACATTAACTTCCTTGGAGAACTCAAAAGATCTTTCTACTATTACCTTAGCAGAACTTTTGGCAGCACTTCAGGCTCCAGAACAAAGAAGACTCATGAGAGAAGAAGGTCATATTGAAGGGGCTTTGACAGCTAAATTGCTGAAAAAAAGGTCAGGATGTTTCaaccacaaaaataataacaaatccTCTCATGTTTTTCCATCATGtcctttttgtaagaaaaataatcatccACATACAAAGTGTTGGTGGAGGCCAGATGTGAAATGCCATAAATGTGGACAATTAGGGATGTGGAGAAAATATGCAAGTCATCAGAATAACAAGAGAATGTACAAGTTGTGGTTGAagacagtgatgaagaagaactttttgttgtttcttgctttGCTACTGCAAGATCAACAGAAAGTTGGCTAA